A single Vicinamibacteria bacterium DNA region contains:
- a CDS encoding FAD-dependent oxidoreductase, translated as MRDSGSEANPDHIFPKLRPDQIARIAESAPERSLADGEYLWRQGDRNNPLFVVVEGAVEILSGTDQIITVHLPGAFTGDVDLLSGRPVVVTGRARGTTRVLQLPSERLRALVQTDSDLMEIFLRAFILRRLALISRGEGNVVLIGSRHSAGTLALQEFLTRNNQPYAYLDVDQDSGVQKTLDSFGVGVGDIPVFICRGERVLKKPTIEEAGECLGLNRVSEEVVRDLVVIGAGPAGLAAAVYAASEGLDVLVLEANAPGGQAGSSSRIENYLGFPTGISGQHLAGRALVQAEKFGAEIVVARTAVRLGCERRPYRIDAGAGVSVHARTVIIATGVQYRKPDLPNLRRFEGLGVYYSATAIEASYCRGEDLIVVGGGNSAGQAAVFLSGHGRRVHMLVRGPRLAESMSRYLIRRIEETSRIALRTRTQIEALDGESSLERVTWREGDGARTTVDVGHLFFMTGADPNSEWLRHCVVLDEKGFVKAGPDLLPSELRAAGWALARPPLLFETSIPGVFVVGDVRANSVKRVAAAVGEGSVCVQLVHKVLAE; from the coding sequence GTGCGAGACAGCGGATCGGAGGCAAACCCTGACCACATCTTCCCGAAGCTCAGGCCCGACCAGATCGCCCGCATCGCCGAGTCCGCTCCTGAACGGAGCCTAGCGGATGGCGAGTATCTCTGGCGACAGGGCGACCGGAACAATCCGCTTTTCGTTGTCGTCGAGGGCGCGGTCGAGATCCTGTCGGGCACGGACCAAATCATTACGGTGCATCTACCCGGCGCGTTCACCGGCGATGTCGACCTCTTGTCAGGCCGTCCTGTCGTCGTGACCGGGCGGGCACGGGGAACGACCCGCGTCCTTCAGCTGCCTTCCGAACGGCTGCGTGCGCTCGTCCAGACGGACTCGGACCTGATGGAGATCTTCCTGCGTGCGTTCATCCTTCGCCGGCTCGCGCTGATATCGCGGGGGGAGGGGAACGTCGTCCTAATCGGCTCGCGCCATTCGGCGGGCACACTGGCGCTGCAGGAATTCCTCACGCGCAACAACCAACCGTACGCCTATCTCGACGTGGATCAGGACTCCGGTGTTCAAAAGACGCTTGACAGTTTCGGAGTGGGCGTGGGCGACATCCCCGTCTTCATCTGTCGTGGCGAACGCGTCCTGAAGAAGCCGACGATCGAAGAGGCCGGGGAGTGCCTGGGCCTGAACCGGGTCAGCGAGGAAGTGGTGCGCGACCTGGTGGTGATCGGCGCCGGCCCGGCTGGACTCGCGGCCGCAGTCTATGCGGCCTCCGAGGGACTCGACGTTCTTGTGCTGGAGGCGAACGCCCCCGGCGGGCAGGCCGGATCGAGCTCTCGGATCGAGAACTATCTGGGCTTTCCCACCGGAATCTCGGGTCAGCATCTGGCCGGGCGCGCCCTCGTGCAGGCGGAGAAGTTCGGTGCGGAGATCGTGGTGGCCCGCACGGCGGTCCGACTGGGATGCGAGCGCCGCCCGTACCGCATCGACGCCGGGGCCGGCGTCAGCGTGCACGCGCGCACCGTCATCATCGCCACCGGCGTCCAGTACCGGAAGCCGGACCTTCCGAACCTCAGGCGCTTCGAGGGACTCGGCGTCTACTACAGCGCGACTGCGATCGAGGCGAGTTATTGCCGCGGGGAGGACTTGATTGTCGTGGGCGGCGGAAACTCCGCCGGCCAGGCCGCCGTGTTCCTGTCGGGTCACGGACGGCGAGTGCACATGCTCGTGAGAGGTCCCCGGCTCGCGGAGAGCATGTCGCGCTACCTCATCCGACGGATCGAGGAGACGTCGCGGATCGCGCTCCGAACGCGCACTCAGATCGAAGCCCTCGACGGCGAGTCTAGCCTCGAGCGCGTCACCTGGCGCGAGGGAGACGGGGCGCGCACGACGGTCGATGTAGGCCACCTCTTCTTCATGACCGGAGCGGACCCGAATTCTGAATGGCTCCGCCACTGCGTGGTCCTCGACGAGAAAGGCTTCGTGAAGGCGGGTCCAGATCTCCTTCCCTCTGAGCTCCGCGCCGCCGGTTGGGCCTTGGCCCGCCCTCCGCTGCTCTTCGAGACGAGCATCCCGGGCGTCTTCGTCGTCGGAGACGTGCGGGCGAACAGCGTCAAGCGCGTGGCGGCAGCGGTGGGCGAGGGCTCGGTCTGCGTTCAGCTCGTTCACAAGGTGCTGGCCGAATAG
- a CDS encoding PLP-dependent aminotransferase family protein has product MAVARGRDLAGAGAFVLVTLQAGLGTPLYRQIYLELRRAILGGRLPRGCRLPSTRSLARDQRVSRATVVLAYEQLQAEGYVESVGRGATRVSSLLPDPLTRAEAPERTSPSPPAGGPSARAAAIAELSRRFPAVPDRPGPFRTGVPALDVFPVHIWERLTARRLRRSSTSSLGYADPRGLPALRAAIAAYLTAARGARCTPDEVLVTAGSQQAIDLVSRVLLDPGDPVWMEDPGYLGATGALVASGARIVSVGVDGEGLDVAAGIRLEPRARLAFVTPARQLPLGMTMSARRRLELLRWAAANRAWILEDDYDSEFRYTTRPLSCLQGLDPQGSVILTGTFSKVMFPAMRIGYLVVPPHLVDAFSAARRLLDFCPPHLTQGTMADFMNEGHFERHIRRMRAIYESRRTLLVHLLRRDLQGLLEVEAPDAGMNLIAWLPGDMDDLSVARALAGEGIDVTPLSSFALKRRLRPGILLGFSGMREPELRRGVVRLRAALESFRRSD; this is encoded by the coding sequence ATGGCCGTCGCGAGAGGCCGGGACCTGGCCGGGGCGGGCGCCTTCGTGCTCGTCACGCTGCAGGCGGGCCTCGGAACCCCGCTTTACCGACAGATCTATCTCGAGCTGCGGCGGGCCATTCTCGGCGGGAGGCTCCCGAGGGGGTGCCGCCTGCCGTCCACCCGGAGCCTCGCCCGGGACCAGCGCGTCTCCCGGGCGACGGTTGTGCTCGCCTACGAGCAACTCCAGGCCGAAGGCTACGTCGAGAGCGTTGGGCGGGGCGCGACCCGGGTGAGCTCCCTGCTCCCCGACCCCCTGACTCGGGCCGAGGCTCCCGAGAGGACTTCCCCCTCCCCTCCCGCCGGTGGCCCCTCCGCGCGGGCTGCCGCGATCGCGGAGCTGTCCCGGCGTTTCCCCGCGGTCCCCGACCGCCCTGGACCCTTCCGAACCGGAGTGCCTGCCCTCGACGTCTTTCCGGTCCACATCTGGGAGCGCCTGACTGCGCGCCGGCTCCGGCGCTCCTCCACCAGCTCCCTGGGCTACGCCGATCCCCGCGGCCTCCCCGCCCTCCGGGCCGCCATCGCCGCCTACTTGACGGCCGCCCGGGGAGCCCGCTGCACCCCTGACGAGGTCCTGGTGACGGCGGGGTCCCAGCAGGCGATCGACCTCGTGAGCCGTGTCCTTCTGGACCCGGGAGATCCCGTGTGGATGGAGGACCCAGGCTACCTCGGGGCAACGGGCGCCCTCGTCGCCTCGGGTGCCCGGATTGTTTCCGTGGGAGTGGATGGGGAGGGCCTCGACGTCGCAGCGGGGATCCGCCTAGAGCCGCGGGCGCGGCTCGCCTTCGTGACCCCCGCCCGGCAGCTGCCCCTCGGCATGACCATGAGTGCTCGGCGGCGCCTCGAGCTCCTGCGGTGGGCCGCGGCCAACCGCGCCTGGATCCTGGAGGACGACTACGACAGCGAGTTCAGGTACACGACGCGGCCCCTCTCCTGCCTCCAGGGTCTCGATCCCCAAGGGAGCGTCATCTTGACCGGCACCTTCAGCAAGGTCATGTTCCCGGCGATGCGGATCGGCTACCTCGTGGTGCCGCCCCACCTTGTCGACGCCTTCTCGGCCGCGCGCCGCCTCCTCGACTTCTGCCCGCCCCACCTGACCCAGGGGACCATGGCGGACTTCATGAACGAGGGGCATTTCGAGCGGCACATACGGAGGATGCGGGCGATCTACGAATCGCGCCGCACGCTGCTCGTCCACCTCCTCCGCCGCGATCTTCAGGGACTCCTCGAGGTCGAGGCGCCCGATGCCGGCATGAACCTCATCGCGTGGCTGCCCGGAGACATGGACGACCTGTCCGTTGCCCGTGCCCTTGCGGGGGAGGGAATCGACGTCACGCCCCTGTCGAGCTTCGCGCTGAAGCGCCGCCTCCGCCCCGGCATCCTCCTGGGTTTCAGCGGAATGAGGGAACCCGAGCTGCGGCGGGGCGTCGTGCGCCTCCGCGCGGCACTCGAGTCGTTCCGCCGGTCGGACTGA